The genomic stretch GACATTGATTTTAGAATTAATCTTTTAGAgtttaaaatttgattatttaGTGGTATAAGAAATTTAACACACTATaagtaatatattaaatttaaatggctTAAACTTTAGGAAATAATCTGAGattaatattttagaagaatcctgaaaaaaggaaaaaatagcaaaagaataatatgcatttctttctttgttcctatAAAATTTGgacttaaaaaatatacaaaaagtgaAAACTTATATTATTCAAAGTGACTTTATGGTAAGTTTGTTGGGGGATGATGACTACTTCAAAAGGTTtaagtttaaatataatttaagactatatttttaaaaaaggactatATTTTGGTCTAATTATACTATCAACTCAAATGTTTTCATGTAGAATGCCtacttaaaaagataaaaatagctgAGACAgtcatttctttgtatttgagGTACTCAAATAGGATAATTATGTGCACATTAATATACACCTTTCACAATGAAAAATGTAGCTTTCAGACATTTATAAATCGGAATTGGTAGGCTCCAAACTATGGTAGTtataattttcattcattaatactttacagaaagaaaaatattaaaaaaaatgtgatgggGTGGTCAAAGCttcattaatattgttaaatgtttattACCTTTTTGGGTTGGTCAGTGTGTTTATAGGTATTCAGGGAGTAATTTTACATAAAGAAACGCATactacattactttttttttttactatttacatAAAGCATTTGAGTAATACCACAAATTAACTTCCCACTAACAATTAACAAGGGATTAAAGTTGAACATATTGTTTGTTTTACTGTAATTTAGAGCCTTTGTGCTAAGGCAATTTTGGGAGTGTTTCCATCTTTCACACTAGAAACAATAGTGTTATAAATCTGGTCAAGCACTATGGGTTTATTTAGTAATGTAAAATCCAgtgatgattaatttttcatAGCTGCCTACATATATACAAGTTTTCATGGCATACAGATTGTCAAGAGAGCTCTCTAGGTTACAAAAGATACTTGTTACCAGATTTTTTTCTgctaaaataataactttaatgGAAGATATAAGACAAAAAAATTAGATAAGATTTGGTACAGTATAAGACACCAGCAGGGTACAGTGCCAAATTAAGAACAGATAAAAAAAGGTCTTTAGAAGATAGCAGGTtctaatatgtatatgtataactgtttcaatttgtgtacacctgaaactaatgcatattgtaaatcaactacaataaaaatttttttaaaaaaggatagtAGATTCTAGCTATTTATCAAACTATATAAACTTATAAGTAAAAGCCTTACCAAATTAGTGTACCAGAGGTACCAAATTAGTATACCAAAGGAATGGGACTTAGAAagactgcatttcttttttgaaattcaaagcatctctagaaactagaaaagttattttacagatgactacacgaaaaatttaaacaacaaaTGACCTACTAAGGCAACGTAAATATGTTTCAAGGCTAGAAAAACTATCCCCATACTTTCCTGACATCACTCTAAACATAAGAATCGCAGTATGCTAAAATCTCAAAGctaatatattaaacatatttgatATTTGGGgctttctgaaattatttttagaattttactttACAAGTGGGAAatgcacttttaattttttaatgacattttcctCCTAGACATAGAATTTAGACATTTATATCTTTTCAGAGCAAAAAAGTCATCAAAATAGGAGACTAGCATAGTACCAGCCTACAGATAATGGTTACACATGCAGGTGTCTTTATTAGTCTCCAAACCATTAGGAATTTATTTCCAACAACGTTCTCTAAGTCTTCATTATTTGTATGCAAAATCCAGAGAAAACCAGTTTATCAAATTACGATTTAGTGGTCACAATCAGGGAAAATACACTCTTCCCTGTGAAGAAATACATGTCAGTCATTGCAGAGGCAATTTAGACCTCTTTTATTGTCTGTTAACCAGGACAAACCTTTGCCAATGTCTAATTACCCACGGaatcaaattcaaataaaataaagtattagaAGGTAGCCCATATGATGGGTATAATTTAGATGATCTTAGCCTAAATTTATCTTTTGCTCAATAAAGCACACTGACTCAGATATATGTTCCATAGATGATATGCTTTTTCTTAATCAGTGCAGAAATATAATTTGTACatcctgaaaatatctttatctgTCTATCCATGAAGAAAGCTTCCTCTTATTTGCCTCTGTCTTGTTTTGAATATATAATTCAGAGGTTTACAAACTTTTCCAATGACTGTATTTCAGCTTGTGTTTCATCAGGAAACATCTGAaaggatgtttttattttataggttTACTATTTGAAATTCATTGTTGCTCAAGTTAGTAGTAGTGGGCAGTTTTCCTGTAGAGAGCAATTCCAAACACAATGAGTAGATGCCTGCTGGCTCTAATCAATAGGTTGTACCTCTTGTCCTTTCCCTATATTTGACCACACACTATTCTGTTGTCCATGGCCTCAGGCAAATCAAATTGGTCCTTTCTTCCCACCCCTCCCAAAAGGCCAAAACAGTTCAATGGCTAAGTTTTAAATAAGATTTATAACTGCCTGCAATAATCCTTTGAAGTTTTCTTACTAGAATGAAACATGAGTTTTAggagagtttctgatttagttgAAGGTGGGGGGGAGTAACAAGCAATAGTCACAGCATTTTTAAACAGTATAACAATTCAGTGAAGATTATACATCAACTGATGTTGCCCTaagttttctcagttttaaatgattttctttttaattgctagGGAACAGGTTTAGACACAGGAAATACAATACAGGCCAGTCCATTATTTACATGTTCTTCATCTTGGCCATGAGGTCTTCCAAGCTTTCACCAGAATCTTCCACTGTTACTTCAGGTACAGGATCTTCTTGCTATCCATAAATGAGGGAAACATGGTGAAAAAATAACCCATTAAATAAAGTTCTTAATGCTTAGGAACATATAATCAGTAAGCCTTAACCATGTTCAACAAGTTTACAAAGtacaatttctttaataaatatgcCTTCTAATTTTTAGGATAGACAAGCAGTAATTTCAATGTTCTTGAGATCTCTACAGAAgtggtatttttaaatgatattgtggctaaaacttatcaatatacaaaaaaaatggtactgtcATTTAATCAAAATCTATTTCACTTGATCCACAAATGAGTGAGCAAAACtattttacatctatgttttcAAACAGTTTAAACTGTGCTGTGCCTGTATTTCCATATTAACACTGAATAACTCTCTCTTTCACAAATCTTAATGCCTATAATGTAAAACACCTAAAATAGGAAATACTGCATTGGCATTATAAAATAGgttgaagatgaaagaaaataaatagaaattttctcttatatttacTTATGGTAAACATTTTAGATGTACCTTCTGCGGAACTGTATATGCCACTGTAATTCCTTCAGGTAAGTCAGGAATTGGACCTGAAGAATTTTTCAGTTCCTCTTCTGAAACCTCAGATACCAACTCAATACCTGTAAGGTTAAACTTGATCTTAAAACAGTTTTTAAGGAACTTAATGAGCAATAATCATTCAAAACTTgtatatcgggcttccctggtggcgcagtggttgggagtccacctgccgatgcaggggacgtgggtttgtgccctggtgtgggaggatcccacgtgccgcggagtggctgggcccgtgagccatggccactgaggctgcgtgtccggagcctgtgctccggcagcgggagaggccacaacagtgagaggcccgcataccgcaaaaaaaaaaaaaacttgtatatCTTAATTATAATCAGTTTCCCTCCCATAAAAGATTGTTTTATGCTGCCATTTCAATTTATGAAACAATTCTTACCCCACTCATTGTCGTCatgtattatttcttcctcttcttgaaCAACCTCCTGTGTGGGCAGTGCTGCTACCTTTTTCTGTAGAAATCAAACAGTATCAGTGTTTTTACTCATTTTCAGTTCTCTGAAACATCAGTCAGAATTGATCAGAACCAAGAATTCAGATAGGCTTTTTTCTAAGGAAGACATGCAGATAGTTAGCAGACacatatcactaatcatcagggaaatgcaaatcaaaaccaaaatgaggtaacacctgtcagaatgactattatcaaaaagacaacaaataacaagtgttggcgaggatatggaaaaaagggaaaccttgtgcactgttgctgggactgtaaattgttgcagccactaaacagtatggaggtgcttcaaaatattaaaaatacaactaccatatgatccagcaatttcacttctgggtatttttttttaagaaaacaaaaacactaactcaaaagatatatgcaggcttccctggtggcgcaatggttgagagtccgcctgccgatgcaggggacacgggttcttgccccggtctgggaagatcccacatgccgcagagcagctaggcccgtgagccatggccactgagcctgtgcatccggagccccgcgtaccgcaaaaaacaaaaaaacaaaacaaaacaaaaaaaagatatatgcactccaatgttcactgcagcactatttacaacagccaagacatggaagcaacctaagtgtccatcaacagataaatggataaagaaaatgtggtacatatatacaatggaatattattcagccataaaaaagaatctttactatttgtgacaacatggatggaactagaaggtattatgctaaatgaaataaataccatataatctcacttaaatgtgggatctaaaaacaaaacaaaatgaaaagagactcacagatacagaaaacaaatgatgTTGCCAtaggggaggtggggagtgaaACAGGTGAAGGGGATAAAGAGGTATAAacctataattatataataaataagtcatggataAAAtttacagcataaggaatatggtcaataatattgtaataactttgtatggggactgATGATAACTGGACTTATCATGGTGCTTATTTCATAATGTaagcaaatgtcaaatcactatgtggtacacctgaaactaacataatattgtatcaaTACATCAAgtatattttagtttaaaaaaattaaaattaaaaaaaaaattttttttaatgaattcagACAGTTTTATCTTACCAAAAGCAAGAAAGGACTTTGAACAGAATTTTCATGTTAAATTATGGTGAATaaattaaacctttaaaaatCCAGAATCCATTTACCTTGTATTCCAaatctaaataattttttctaaGTTATTGTCCTATGCAATATGATCTCTCATGCATTGTGACACATTGACATATACCTTATATTCTTCCTGTTGCTTCCTACAATTTCTGTCATCACACTGAGGATTTGGCTTCATGGACATAGTAGGGAAAAAATCCTGCATTGCATTGTATCCAAGGTAAAAACTAACAGTACCAAAATTTAACAGAAACctagaaaaacaaatcaaagtagacttaactaaagaaataaaaccataaaagtattagaaaaaaagtaactgactttttaaaaaatgactttaaagAAGGTAATGATTTTTGTAACAAGCAACCCAGAAAACAAATTTCTTATCTTGTTTACAGGGCCTGGCTTATAGTAGATTTTGTTGAATTAATGCAGTGAAGAAAGGCTACTCCATTTCATCAACCATAGAATGCACTATTATTTTTTGAACATGTAATAAAGATAAAATGCTGCCAATTAAACTATGACATGTCAACAACTTTAAGAAGCATATTAATTTCACAGAAGTTATGTGGCAGAAGTGTATCTTAAAAATCTCTGAGATATGGTActaaatctaattttttaaagttgtttataTATAACTTGCTGCAAAGTTTACAATCTTAAATTTGtattaaatctcaataaaatgTTACAAAAGTATTCACCCATGTAATATTCACTACCAGATCAAAATATAGTTGGCACTCAGTATCTATGGGAGATTGGTTCCAGAACACCCCCCACCCACAGGATACCAAAATTAAGCCCCTTATATAAAGtggtatagtatttgcatataaactgtgcacatcctcccatatattttaaatcatctctagattacttataatacctaatacaatgtaaatgctatgtaaatagttgtaaatacaatgcagatgctatataaatagttggaagcttgtggcaaattcaagttttgcttttggaactttccggaattttttttttttaatattttcgatccacagttggttgaatccacaaatGCAGAACCCAAGGAAATGGTGGGCAGACTGTATAGTGCATTTCCAGTATGCCATAAAGCTCCCTGTGCTCCCCTTCCAGTCAAATCTGATTCCTTTTAGAAGCTTATAGAAAAGCTGAAAAATCATGtacaaaagataaacaacaaaaggaaaaaatctgcGAATGCATGTTCTTAATATACaacaaggaaagacaaaaaaaactgAGCAAAGGATGTGAGAagacaattcacagaaaaatataagTGCTCAACCCTTTTCACAACtggaaattaaaatgagatacccATTTTTCACCTATCAAATTGACAAAGATAAAGGAGTTTGATGActctaacaccacatacaaaactaaactcaaaatggattaaagacctaaatgtaaaactgggtactataaaactcctagagaaaagcataagcagaacactctttgacataaatcacagaaatatttttttggatctgtctcctagagtgatggaaataaaaacaaaaataaacaaatgggacctaattaaacttaaaagcttttgcacagtgaaggaaaccataaaaaaaattaaaaaacaacctacggactgggagaaaatatttgcaaacaatgctaccaacaagggattaatttccaaatatacaaacagctcatatagctcaatatcaaaaaaacaaacaacccaatcaaaaaatgggcagaagacctaaacagacatttctccaaagaagacatgcagatggccaataggcacatgaaaaaatgctcaacatcattaatcattagagaaatgcaaatcaaaaccacaataaggtatcacgtcacactggtcagaatggccttcatcacaaagtctacaaataataaatgctggagagggtgtggagaaaaaggacccctcctacactgttggtgagaatgtatattggtgcagccactatgcagaacagaagttctttaaaaaactaaaaacagagttatcatatgatgcagcaatcccactcctgggcatctatccagagaaaactctaattcaaaaagatacatgcaccccaatgttcacagcagcactatttacaatagccaagacatggaagcaaccttgtccatcaacagatgaatggataaagatgtggtatatatatacaatggaatattactcagccataaaaaagaatgaaataatgccatttgcagcaacatggatggacctagagattatcagactaagtgaagtcagacagagaaagacaaatatcatatgatatcacttatatgtggaatctaaaaaattgatacaaatgaacttatttacaaaacataaacagactcagacatagaaaacaaaggggatagtgggaggggggcgaggagggaggaggataagttaggagtttgggatatacacactactgtatataaaataggttaacaacaaggacctaatgtatagcacagggaactatactcagtatcttgtaataacctataatggaaaagaatctgaaaaagaatatatatcactttgctgtacacctgaaactaacacaacactgtaaattaactatacttcaaaaaaaaaagtttgatgacACCCAATGTTACCAAAAATGTGGACAAACCAGGTACTCCCACACTGTCATGGAAATGTACCAACCTTTTGAAGGAGAAATTTAGTAATATCTGTCAAAGTAAGTATTGCATAAACTTAGAAATTCAAATTCCACTTCTAAAAATTCACACTGTACAAAAATCTACTCTACAAAGATATATGCAAGATGCTTTTTGCAGCACTGTTAATAATAGCAAAAGAATCTGTAAgtagcctaaatgtccatcaatagagggtTGGCTAGATATGACACACTGGTAAGAGAATACTTTGtagccatgatttttttttcccttcttcataACATACTGTAAAATGTTGTGTTTAGATTAAGACCTACTGAAATTTGACAGGCTATTTGTCTCATCTGAAACAGCCCCAGACAGTTGCCTTGAGGGTTCTTATGTATTCTGGTATTTCTTTGCTGATGGCTGATAAATGATATTAGAGTGCCTCCCTGTAACATGTtgcaatttgttttttttgttgtttttttttttttttgcggtacgcgggcctcttaccgccgtggcctctcccgttgcggagcaaggctccggacgcgcaggcccagcggccacggcccacgggcccagccgctccacagcacgtgggatcctcccggaccgggacacgaacccgtgtcccctgcatcggcaggcggaccctcaaccactgcgccaccagggaagccctgcaatttgTTCTTATTATACTGGATGCTTAAGAAACATAACCAAGCTTATTAACATTGTaaagtgagggaaaaaaatggcctGAGTCAAGGCACAACTAAAGCAGTTCTGCTTTTCATAAAGTATGAGTTGGTTCAAAAACTctatgacagggcttccctggtggcgcagtggttgagagtcctcctgctgatgcaggggacacaggttcgtgccccggtccgggaagatcccacgtgccgcggagcagctgggcccgtgagccatggccgctgagcctgtgcgtccagagcctgtgcttctcaacgggagaggccacaacagtgagaggccctcgtaccgcaaaaaacaaaaaacaaaaaacaaacaaaacaaaaaacctctatGACATTAATTTTAGCTTCAAAGAAACGTTTGTCTATATTAGTTATAGTTCAGATGGTGCGGTTGCTGGGTATCTGTTTACGGATAGCAGAGATATAACCCTAGTTAATGTTTAATCACATTcacattatttttagaaatgttaaaCCAAGACAGTGGAAGCGAGTGTGTTTATGGGTCTTCACACTTTGGCCAGATGTGCAGAAATTTAAATCATTTGGTTAATGcttcataaataaatatacaataccACTGTACCATTGAACAAGAACTATGCCAAATAGAGAGTAACACAAATATATGTTTGTTGATAtatgtaatattaatatatatttaaattaaatatatttatatataaaggtatacacatattatacataaaatttttaaatatgtgtatttaaaattaaaaaaacaaattaaatacttAGCTAGTAATTCCAATATTTGAAATGTTTGTCAAAAGCAAACAAGACTATTCAGAAAAATTATCCTTCACTCACTTTAACACATTTTGTACCAAGATCCCAGCAACCACTCCCATAGTGGTAGGAAGACTGGCTGCACAAACACCTTCTCGTTTCAGAGTCTTCTCATCAATATTTGCAGCAACTACAAGCGGTGGAGCAcactacatgaaaaagaataaaagaaaatatatttcaaaagaaagggaaaaaagtataAGTTattccaaataatattccatcaaaTTCATTCAAAGTTTGGTCTTTTCTTCGAATTGTAAACATTTTCAATGCCCCTAGGAACTCCAGTACTTAACAGTGAAAAATAATAACCCAAAATGAATCATGCATACCGCAAAACAAGCAGATTCTCCAGGAATTATGAGCTGTATATGCCCTGAAACTGCATTTTCACTGACCCCAGACTCCATCCATGTTTGTCCAAGCTCATTACAAGCCTTAATAGAAATAGGTGAAAACAcaagaaagaacataaaaaagcAAGAAGTAATTTACCATAAGTTCTTTTCATGAAAAACTGGAGTTTAAATGAATtacaaagagtttttaaaaattaattttcagaaacaaagaagaaagttgTAAATAATGGAATTCCTTAGCAATCGCCACTCtccttaaaaaagaaactgatagCATTCAGGTAAGCAGTCAATATAAATATCTAATTAAATTGAACCATAGTTTATTGGATTTCTTATTAGATTAATGTAAaacttcatttttctaaaataatttcagcaacaaaaaaatgcaaaatgtcaTTTGCAAAGTTGAAAACACagtaattcaaaagaaaaagaattcagttttAGTTTTGAGAAATCATGTGTGTAGGGCAATTTATACACATTTAtacatttacttaaaataaatcaacaaaagtaaaaaccaaTGCCGACCAAGAATAAGACAGTATTATaagatattcattcattttaagaatTGTACATCAGAATTATCTGCTGTTTTAGTTTGCTCTATTGGCATAAGAGAGAGTAGGATACTGAAATATATGCCACACCAACAAGGCTAGATAGGTCACAttagaataaatttcaaaaacaggataagagaacattaaaaacaaacaaaacacattaTCAAAGGGTTTAAATGCAGAACTATTTTCAGAATGCGGAATATATACTGACAGAATATACAGGAAAATAGATAAATCCATGAATATAACACATTATACAATAGGAATACTCACTGTATTTATTGTCATTCGAGCTTCAAAATTGTCCACACAGCTAAGAACTAGGTCAACAGGTTTTCCTTCTTCTAATCCACCATTACtaggcaaagaaaataaattttatttgaaaaaaatcaggacACAAAATACACTCTAATTAGACTTTATTTGTTCAGTCAATACATTTAGtctttcagtaaatgtttgagtATAATTATAACATAGCATTTAATATTAAAGACCCAGTATACATTGAGTATTCACTATTACGAACATAATATCAATGATATTACAGTATTTCTTATACAAGATGTAAAAGGGTGTGAGAAATATAAAATCTGTTCACAAAAGTTACCATTTCCCTATCAGCTTTCACAGACTTTTACTCATGTTTCACTACAAATGTAAATGTAATAAAGTTAACTGAATACAATCGAATATTTCAATGGTGTTAGTCTGCAGAAAACCACTTTCAGATAGAAGTATAATCTATAACACAGAACTCATAATTGAGGCCCCTTGTTATATCATAATAACAGgtttttttagatttgtttttattgtgttgttaCTAT from Pseudorca crassidens isolate mPseCra1 chromosome 5, mPseCra1.hap1, whole genome shotgun sequence encodes the following:
- the UBA5 gene encoding ubiquitin-like modifier-activating enzyme 5 isoform X2, coding for MTATHRKRRAERLAGAAETANSVGRRRRRRPGLGALAAGVPAMAESVERLQQRVEELERELAQERSRRALGGGDGGGGRARIEKMSPEVVDSNPYSRLMALKRMGIVSDYEKIRTFAVAIVGVGGVGSVTAEMLTRCGIGKLLLFDYDKVELANMNRLFFQPHQAGLSKVQAAEHTLRNINPDVLFEVHNYNITTVENFEHFMNRISNGGLEEGKPVDLVLSCVDNFEARMTINTACNELGQTWMESGVSENAVSGHIQLIIPGESACFACAPPLVVAANIDEKTLKREGVCAASLPTTMGVVAGILVQNVLKFLLNFGTVSFYLGYNAMQDFFPTMSMKPNPQCDDRNCRKQQEEYKKKVAALPTQEVVQEEEEIIHDDNEWGIELVSEVSEEELKNSSGPIPDLPEGITVAYTVPQKQEDPVPEVTVEDSGESLEDLMAKMKNM
- the UBA5 gene encoding ubiquitin-like modifier-activating enzyme 5 isoform X4, encoding MALKRMGIVSDYEKIRTFAVAIVGVGGVGSVTAEMLTRCGIGKLLLFDYDKVELANMNRLFFQPHQAGLSKVQAAEHTLRNINPDVLFEVHNYNITTVENFEHFMNRISNGGLEEGKPVDLVLSCVDNFEARMTINTACNELGQTWMESGVSENAVSGHIQLIIPGESACFACAPPLVVAANIDEKTLKREGVCAASLPTTMGVVAGILVQNVLKFLLNFGTVSFYLGYNAMQDFFPTMSMKPNPQCDDRNCRKQQEEYKKKVAALPTQEVVQEEEEIIHDDNEWGIELVSEVSEEELKNSSGPIPDLPEGITVAYTVPQKQEDPVPEVTVEDSGESLEDLMAKMKNM
- the UBA5 gene encoding ubiquitin-like modifier-activating enzyme 5 isoform X1 encodes the protein MTATHRKRRAERLAGAAETVSPGGAGRASSGLWARKAAARCLLTYPSRAQQANSVGRRRRRRPGLGALAAGVPAMAESVERLQQRVEELERELAQERSRRALGGGDGGGGRARIEKMSPEVVDSNPYSRLMALKRMGIVSDYEKIRTFAVAIVGVGGVGSVTAEMLTRCGIGKLLLFDYDKVELANMNRLFFQPHQAGLSKVQAAEHTLRNINPDVLFEVHNYNITTVENFEHFMNRISNGGLEEGKPVDLVLSCVDNFEARMTINTACNELGQTWMESGVSENAVSGHIQLIIPGESACFACAPPLVVAANIDEKTLKREGVCAASLPTTMGVVAGILVQNVLKFLLNFGTVSFYLGYNAMQDFFPTMSMKPNPQCDDRNCRKQQEEYKKKVAALPTQEVVQEEEEIIHDDNEWGIELVSEVSEEELKNSSGPIPDLPEGITVAYTVPQKQEDPVPEVTVEDSGESLEDLMAKMKNM
- the UBA5 gene encoding ubiquitin-like modifier-activating enzyme 5 isoform X3 gives rise to the protein MTATHRKRRAERLAGAAETVSPGGAGRASSGLWARKAAARCLLTYPSRAQQANSVGRRRRRRPGLGALAAGVPAMAESVERLQQRVEELERELAQERSRRALGGGDGGGGRARIEKMSPEVVDSNPYSRLMALKRMGILLLFDYDKVELANMNRLFFQPHQAGLSKVQAAEHTLRNINPDVLFEVHNYNITTVENFEHFMNRISNGGLEEGKPVDLVLSCVDNFEARMTINTACNELGQTWMESGVSENAVSGHIQLIIPGESACFACAPPLVVAANIDEKTLKREGVCAASLPTTMGVVAGILVQNVLKFLLNFGTVSFYLGYNAMQDFFPTMSMKPNPQCDDRNCRKQQEEYKKKVAALPTQEVVQEEEEIIHDDNEWGIELVSEVSEEELKNSSGPIPDLPEGITVAYTVPQKQEDPVPEVTVEDSGESLEDLMAKMKNM
- the UBA5 gene encoding ubiquitin-like modifier-activating enzyme 5 isoform X5, which produces MNRLFFQPHQAGLSKVQAAEHTLRNINPDVLFEVHNYNITTVENFEHFMNRISNGGLEEGKPVDLVLSCVDNFEARMTINTACNELGQTWMESGVSENAVSGHIQLIIPGESACFACAPPLVVAANIDEKTLKREGVCAASLPTTMGVVAGILVQNVLKFLLNFGTVSFYLGYNAMQDFFPTMSMKPNPQCDDRNCRKQQEEYKKKVAALPTQEVVQEEEEIIHDDNEWGIELVSEVSEEELKNSSGPIPDLPEGITVAYTVPQKQEDPVPEVTVEDSGESLEDLMAKMKNM